TCACGTCGCAGGTGTCGGGCCGCCTGGCCGAGGGGCGCACGCCCATCGACGTGCTCCGGGCCACCATCCCGGCCGGCACCCTCACCGGGGCGCCCAAGGTGCGGGCCATGGAGATCATCGACGCCCTGGAGCCGGTCAAGCGGGGCCCCTACGGCGGCGTCGTCGGCTACGTCGACTTCGACGGGGCCATCGACACCGCGATCGCCATCCGCACCATGGTGTGCCTGCCCGACGGGCGGGCCTCGGTGCAGGCCGGGGCCGGGGTGGTGGCCGACTCGGTGCCCGAGCACGAGGAGCTCGAGTGCCGCAACAAGGCCCGGGCCCTCCTGGCCGCCGTGCCGGCGGCGCGGCGCATGACCGCGGCCCGCCGGGCCCACGCCGAGGTCCACCCCCTCACCGGCGACTGATCGGGGGGCGGTGGCGGTTCCGCGGAGGAGCCGGGCCACACTGGGTCCATGCCCGTCACCGTCACCCGCACCCGCCGCGACGTGGTCACCCTCACCGGACCCGAGACCCTCACCTACCTGCAGGGCCAGCTGAGCCAGGACGTGGAGGCCATGGAGGTGGGCGACACCGCCCTGTCGTTCGTGCTCCAGCCCACCGGCAAGGTCGACACCTGGGTGCGGGTCGACCGGGCCGGCACCGAGGTCGTGCGCCTCGACACCGACCCCGGCGCCGGCGCCGGCCTGCGGGCCCGCCTGGAGCGCTTCAAGCTGCGCACCAAGACCGAGGTGGAGCTGGCCGAGGGGGTCGAGGTCCTGGCCGTCCGGGGCGCCGAGGTGCTCGACGGCGTGCCCTGCGGGTGGCCCGGCACCGTCGGCTCCGACGTCTTCGACCCCGACCCCGACGCCCTGCCGTCGGACCTCCCCGTGGACGCGACCGAGCTGGACGAGGCCGGCTACACCGCCCTGCGCATCGCCGCCGGCGTGCCCGCCATGGGCGCCGAGGTCGACGAGGGCACCATCCCGGCCGAGCTGGGCCAGTGGGTGGTCGACGCCTCGGTGAGCTTCGCCAAGGGCTGCTTCACCGGCCAGGAGCTGGTCGCCCGCATCGACAGCCGGGGCGGCAACGTGCCCCGTCACCTGCGGGGCCTCGTCCTCGACGGGCCGCCCCCCGCCCCGGGCGCGGCGGTGGAGGTCGACGGCCAGGAGGTGGGCCGGGTCACCAGCGCGGCGGCGGGGCCCGACGGGGGCTCCTTGGCCCTGGCCTTCGTGAAGCGGGCCGTCGAGCCGCCCGCAGCCGCGGTCGTGGACGGGGCCGCGGTCGACGTGCGGGCCCTGCCCCTCGGCGACGCCGGCTGAGGGCGTCCGGCGGGCCGTGGGTCGGCTCCCGCCGGACCGGGCCTAGCATCGACGGGTGCCCGCCGTCGCCCACGGTCTGCCCCTGAAGGCCCACGAGCGCGTGGGCCCGGCCGACCTCGCCGTCCTCGAGGAGGGCCAGGAGGGTGCGCCCCCGGTGCTCCTCCTGCACGGCTTCCCCACCCACGCGGTGCTGTGGCGGAAGGTCGTCGGCGCCCTCGCCGACGAGGCCCACCTGCTGGCCCCCGACCTGCTCGGCCTGGGCGACACCGTCGTGTCCCCCTACGAGGACTTCAGCGCCCCCATGCAGGCCGACCTGCTCCTCGAGTGGCTCACCGACCGGGGGATCGAGCGGGCGGTCGTCGTCGGCCACGAGCAGGGCGGGGCGGTGGCCCAGCAGATGGTGTCGACCCACCCCGAGCGGGTCGCGGGCCTGGTCCTGGTCGACTCGGTGGCCTACGACAACTGGCCCATCCCCCTCGCCGCCCAGGTGATGCGCCTGGCCCGCACCCCGGGCCTCGACGTGCTGGCCTACGCCCTGGACCTCCCGCGTCGGGTGGGGTCCAACACCCTCCTCGGGTTCGGGCGGGCCGTCCACGACGCCGCCGCCCTCGACCCCGACGTGGTGGAGGAGTACCTGCGCCCGGTGCTCACCGCCGAGGGGCGGGAGCGGGCCCGCCGCTTCCTCCTCGCCGGCGACGACCGGGTGACCCTCGAGTGCGTCCCCGCCCTGCGGGCCTACGACGGCCCCGCCGCGGTGGTGTGGGGGGCCGACGACGTGTTCCTCTCGCCGTCGTGGGGCACGCGCCTGGTCGACGACCTCGCCGGCGCTCCCGGCCTCGCCCTGGTCCCGTTCTGTGGCCACCTGGTGCCCGAGGAGGCCCCGCACGCGGTGGTCGACGCCGTCCGCGACGTGCTGGCCCGGGGGGAGCGGGGTGGCTGAGCCGGCGCGCACCCACTACGAGGTGCTGGGCGTGCCCACCGGGGCCGACCCGGCCGAGATCCGGCGGGCCTACGTGAAGCTGGCCCGACGCTTCC
Above is a window of Iamia majanohamensis DNA encoding:
- a CDS encoding YgfZ/GcvT domain-containing protein — encoded protein: MPVTVTRTRRDVVTLTGPETLTYLQGQLSQDVEAMEVGDTALSFVLQPTGKVDTWVRVDRAGTEVVRLDTDPGAGAGLRARLERFKLRTKTEVELAEGVEVLAVRGAEVLDGVPCGWPGTVGSDVFDPDPDALPSDLPVDATELDEAGYTALRIAAGVPAMGAEVDEGTIPAELGQWVVDASVSFAKGCFTGQELVARIDSRGGNVPRHLRGLVLDGPPPAPGAAVEVDGQEVGRVTSAAAGPDGGSLALAFVKRAVEPPAAAVVDGAAVDVRALPLGDAG
- a CDS encoding alpha/beta fold hydrolase — encoded protein: MPAVAHGLPLKAHERVGPADLAVLEEGQEGAPPVLLLHGFPTHAVLWRKVVGALADEAHLLAPDLLGLGDTVVSPYEDFSAPMQADLLLEWLTDRGIERAVVVGHEQGGAVAQQMVSTHPERVAGLVLVDSVAYDNWPIPLAAQVMRLARTPGLDVLAYALDLPRRVGSNTLLGFGRAVHDAAALDPDVVEEYLRPVLTAEGRERARRFLLAGDDRVTLECVPALRAYDGPAAVVWGADDVFLSPSWGTRLVDDLAGAPGLALVPFCGHLVPEEAPHAVVDAVRDVLARGERGG